In the genome of Drosophila pseudoobscura strain MV-25-SWS-2005 chromosome 3, UCI_Dpse_MV25, whole genome shotgun sequence, one region contains:
- the LOC4805590 gene encoding polyadenylate-binding protein, with the protein MFVNSMTFRGNPANYHQQQPALNHHTLAAAHHQQQLHHHAAAGHLGHVGGGHAASNHLAAAAVLGRHGHSSVTSGHTTSSSHSAGALASGSTGSSTSSPDSGKIYIKNLERSIDNKAVYDTFSVFGNILNCNVAKDEDGNSRGYGFVHFDSEEAARAAIEKVNGMLCNNQKVHVVKFIPRRDREQEKATHFKNLYVKNLSEEFTEQHLREMFEPYGRITSHKLMLDEEGRSRRFGFVAFENPQSALAAVIGLHGKQLGDNKFLYVARALSKAERQQEINRKLEERKRQKAGQIFYY; encoded by the exons ATGTTCGTCAACTCGATGACGTTCCGTGGCAACCCGGCAAActatcaccagcagcagccggcgcTGAACCATCATACGCTGGCCGCTGcacatcatcagcagcagttgcaCCATCACGCTGCCGCCGGCCACCTGGGCCATGTCGGCGGTGGACACGCGGCCAGCAATCATTTGGCCGCTGCGGCCGTTCTCGGCCGGCACGGGCATAGTTCGGTGACCAGCGGGCACACCACCAGCTCGTCGCACTCCGCCGGCGCGTTGGCCAGCGGCAGCACTGGGAGCAGTACCAGCTCTCCGGACAGCGGCAAGATCTACATCAAGAATTTGGAGCGGTCGATCGACAACAAGGCGGTGTACGACACCTTCTCCGTGTTCGGTAACATTCTCAACTGCAATGTGGCCAAGGACGAGGATGGCAACTCACGCGGCTACGGCTTTGTGCACTTCGACTCGGAGGAAGCCGCCCGCGCTGCCATCGAGAAGGTCAATGGAATGCTGTGCAATAATCAGAAGGTGCATGTGGTCAAGTTCATTCCTCGGCGGGACCGTGAACAGGAGAAGGCGACCCACTTCAAGAATCTGTACGTGAAGAATCTCAGCGAGGAGTTCACCGAGCAGCACTTGCGCGAGATGTTCGAGCCCTATGGGCGCATCACCAGTCACAAG TTGATGCTCGACGAGGAGGGACGCTCACGCCGGTTCGGATTTGTGGCTTTTGAGAACCCACAATCGGCGCTGGCCGCCGTCATTGGACTACATGGCAAACAGCTGGGCGACAACAAGTTCTTGTACGTGGCCCGAGCCCTTAGCAAGGCCGAGCGACAGCAGGAGATCAATCGCAAGCTAGAGGAGCGTAAGCGCCAGAAGGCCGGTCAAATATTCTACTATTAG